One genomic segment of Marinobacter sp. F4206 includes these proteins:
- a CDS encoding TatD family hydrolase codes for MQLVDAHCHFDFPRFDGCRGSELDRARASGLAGLVIPGVRRADWGRVRETALAFPEAYYCLGIHPWYVAEHDDGDLQLLEELVSRRPERCVAIGECGLDRVHGDLDTQRPWFEAQVALAARQQFPLVIHSVRTHDEVHGVLNRVSWDGLALVHGFSGSYQQAAKLVDLGCFIGIGGVITHASARKTREAVAKLPLSALVLETDAPDMAPNGVEKGRNSPANIGLVLEALAELRGSSPETLAPVLLDNVYRLYCRERGI; via the coding sequence GTGCAACTGGTCGATGCTCATTGTCACTTCGATTTTCCGCGATTCGACGGTTGTCGGGGCAGCGAGCTTGATCGCGCGCGGGCATCGGGGCTGGCCGGGCTGGTTATACCCGGGGTGCGTCGCGCCGATTGGGGGCGAGTTCGTGAAACGGCCCTCGCCTTTCCCGAGGCGTATTACTGTCTCGGTATTCACCCGTGGTATGTGGCCGAGCATGATGATGGCGACCTACAGCTGCTCGAGGAGCTCGTAAGTCGGCGCCCGGAACGGTGCGTCGCCATCGGGGAATGCGGTCTTGATCGCGTCCATGGTGACCTGGATACGCAGAGGCCCTGGTTCGAGGCTCAGGTCGCTCTGGCCGCACGGCAACAATTCCCGCTGGTCATTCACTCGGTCAGAACCCACGATGAGGTGCATGGCGTCCTGAATCGGGTCAGCTGGGATGGGCTGGCACTCGTACACGGGTTCTCCGGGAGTTATCAGCAGGCCGCCAAGCTCGTGGATCTGGGCTGTTTCATCGGAATCGGTGGCGTTATTACCCATGCCAGCGCCCGCAAAACCCGCGAGGCGGTGGCTAAGCTGCCGCTCAGCGCGCTGGTGCTCGAGACCGATGCCCCCGACATGGCACCGAACGGTGTGGAAAAGGGGCGCAATTCTCCAGCCAATATCGGGCTCGTTCTGGAGGCCCTGGCGGAACTTCGTGGCAGCAGCCCCGAGACATTGGCGCCA